One Brachyspira suanatina DNA segment encodes these proteins:
- a CDS encoding tetratricopeptide repeat protein, which produces MKHCIKIILFLILFSYSVIYSKPSDKIKFEAGELTELEYDFFTKVDNGETNDLELHYDGFIIASGITDEDEFKFYRQKLDDIRNFAKKELSQYTKEGAYAFGKRLLNWLYTSGTLKQYFETSTLFQDLIYKGEYNCLSSSILYSLLYKEFGFEVTGVLTSSHSFCTVYADGKSIDVETTLSKGFDPGQKEIRNTGNSTIVTFVPQGNYRDRNNVDILTLIATLYPNSISLKKIEKDLEKQLVMAKKAYYLSPNTKMYNDNLVNAYNRLALDYLSKNNFEAAYKTLEEAYVFDSNNAMTKNNKIHYYNTIGTSYLSKKDFPNAIETYKIGISDIGEGADVLKRNLKVSYYNYAVTEYNQRRYNNASVISEEALKLFPNDRDFIRLLSSIPK; this is translated from the coding sequence ATGAAACACTGTATTAAAATAATTTTATTTTTAATATTATTTAGCTATTCAGTAATATATTCAAAACCGTCTGATAAAATAAAATTTGAAGCAGGCGAACTTACAGAATTAGAATACGATTTCTTCACAAAAGTTGATAATGGAGAAACTAATGACTTGGAACTTCATTATGACGGATTCATAATTGCTTCAGGAATTACTGATGAAGATGAATTTAAATTCTATAGACAAAAATTAGATGATATAAGAAATTTTGCCAAAAAAGAATTATCTCAATATACCAAAGAAGGAGCATATGCTTTCGGTAAAAGACTCTTAAATTGGCTCTATACAAGCGGAACATTAAAACAATACTTTGAAACATCTACCCTATTTCAGGATTTAATATATAAAGGAGAATACAACTGCCTAAGCTCAAGTATATTATACTCTCTATTATATAAAGAATTCGGATTCGAGGTTACAGGAGTATTAACTTCAAGTCATTCTTTCTGTACTGTATATGCTGATGGTAAATCTATTGATGTAGAGACTACTTTATCTAAAGGATTCGATCCTGGACAAAAAGAAATAAGAAATACAGGAAATTCTACAATAGTTACTTTCGTGCCTCAGGGAAATTATAGAGATAGAAATAATGTAGATATACTTACTTTAATAGCAACATTATACCCTAATTCTATTTCATTAAAGAAAATAGAAAAAGATTTAGAAAAACAATTAGTTATGGCTAAAAAAGCATACTATCTTTCTCCAAATACAAAAATGTATAATGATAATTTAGTTAATGCTTACAATAGATTGGCTTTAGATTATCTAAGTAAAAATAATTTTGAAGCTGCATACAAAACTTTGGAAGAAGCTTATGTGTTTGATTCTAATAATGCTATGACCAAAAACAATAAAATACATTATTACAATACAATAGGCACATCTTATTTAAGTAAGAAAGATTTTCCTAATGCTATAGAAACATATAAAATAGGAATATCCGATATAGGCGAAGGTGCAGATGTATTAAAAAGAAATCTAAAAGTTTCATATTATAATTATGCTGTTACAGAATATAATCAAAGAAGATACAATAATGCAAGTGTTATATCTGAAGAAGCTTTAAAATTATTTCCAAATGACAGAGATTTTATAAGATTATTATCATCTATACCGAAATAA
- a CDS encoding NAD(P)-dependent oxidoreductase, protein MSIVVYSFLDDEAEFFKLMEKKYNTKFTLHKHHLNIDNVKDAEGFDSIVFNARDAITDKVLDKLKEYGVKYMSTRSVGYDNIDIDYANKIGIKIANVPSYSPNSVSEFTILSLLSLIKNYNNLLINGYNRNYTRTGLVAKEIRNLNIGVVGTGRIGSLTVKHLKGFSPKNIFVYSRTEKEEIKNYAEYVSLDELYKNSDAIIYHIPYSKETENMICKDSINKMKKGVYIINVSRGGIVNNKDLLDGLKSGHIGGAALDVYSNEIEYVNKDIRNTVLKDEIIEELFKMDNVIITPHFAFYTDEALLNMVSISIDNIFEFKNTGKCKNQIKNI, encoded by the coding sequence ATGAGTATAGTTGTATATTCATTTTTAGATGATGAAGCAGAATTTTTTAAATTAATGGAAAAAAAATATAATACAAAATTTACATTACATAAACATCATTTAAATATTGATAATGTTAAAGATGCTGAAGGTTTTGATTCTATAGTTTTTAATGCAAGAGATGCTATTACTGATAAAGTTCTTGATAAATTGAAAGAATACGGTGTGAAATATATGAGTACTAGATCTGTTGGATATGATAATATAGATATTGATTATGCCAATAAAATAGGTATAAAAATAGCAAATGTACCTTCATATTCTCCTAATTCTGTAAGTGAATTTACTATTCTTTCTTTGCTTTCTCTAATTAAAAATTATAATAATCTTCTTATAAATGGCTATAACAGAAATTATACAAGGACAGGTCTTGTTGCAAAAGAGATTAGAAATTTAAATATTGGTGTTGTGGGTACAGGTAGGATTGGATCTTTAACTGTGAAACATCTTAAAGGATTTTCTCCTAAAAATATATTTGTATATTCAAGAACAGAAAAAGAGGAAATAAAAAATTATGCAGAATATGTGAGTTTGGATGAATTATATAAAAATAGTGATGCCATAATATATCATATACCATACAGCAAAGAAACTGAAAATATGATTTGCAAAGATTCTATAAATAAAATGAAAAAAGGAGTTTATATTATTAATGTAAGCAGAGGCGGAATAGTTAATAATAAAGATTTGCTTGATGGGTTAAAAAGCGGACATATTGGAGGAGCTGCTTTAGATGTATATTCTAATGAGATAGAATATGTTAATAAAGATATAAGAAATACTGTATTAAAAGATGAAATTATAGAAGAATTATTTAAAATGGATAATGTTATAATAACTCCGCATTTTGCTTTTTATACTGACGAAGCATTACTTAATATGGTGAGTATTTCTATTGATAACATATTTGAATTCAAAAATACAGGAAAATGTAAGAATCAAATAAAAAATATTTAA
- a CDS encoding SpoIVB peptidase S55 domain-containing protein — translation MGTMKKKLIFIFTLLVTLTFNLFSQTNEELPPYPPENPEIISMDEIYEGMEGVGYTVAHGTNVEPFKVKVISILKKRWRNSDAILVRCEGLDLEHSGIVAGMSGSPIYFNGKLAGALSFGWGYSKDPIAGVTPIEEMFKLYNDTNLQPPQLAFSDNNSLKTPLIFSGVSTKAFDTYSSSFNKNGFYPMQAGGSVSDTNQAKKFLFGDSVALILADGDISLASIGTVTHTDDEKFVIFGHSMWSKGSLRAPVSRAYINHMLPSYESSFKLGYAYSNYLGYTIYDGVFGVSGVYGEVPENVMVPVKIELDDTDFLKRDFNFRVLNDPAFFTDILSMSLYNAISSAAGENEEGVFSISYEIETDYFEEPYKVSNRILSYSSADAFKDAIAQVISPVSFFIRNNFNRVGIKSIKLSIKRNNLEYVFLNDITLVEPRAVAGETIHLRLGYTPYGKEKQYVDIPVRLPVNLKTDVYTIYAANEYIFNYAEQLFMPSKYEIRSLDDVQRIYGKSYDDSALKVWLYSSSRGVQIGKDLYPTLPPSRYGAMAKNATSDKAAVITPINGNYQMDSSILGMMKLDIIIEGARKYENR, via the coding sequence ATGGGAACTATGAAAAAAAAATTAATCTTTATTTTTACATTGTTAGTTACATTAACATTCAATTTATTTTCACAGACAAATGAAGAATTACCGCCTTATCCTCCAGAAAACCCTGAAATTATATCTATGGACGAAATTTATGAGGGAATGGAAGGGGTAGGATATACAGTTGCACATGGAACTAATGTAGAGCCTTTTAAAGTAAAAGTAATATCCATATTAAAAAAAAGATGGCGTAACTCAGATGCTATACTTGTAAGATGTGAAGGGCTTGATCTAGAACATTCAGGAATTGTAGCTGGTATGAGCGGTTCTCCTATATATTTTAATGGAAAATTAGCGGGGGCATTATCTTTTGGATGGGGCTATTCTAAAGATCCTATAGCTGGAGTTACACCTATAGAAGAAATGTTTAAATTATATAATGATACTAATTTGCAGCCTCCTCAATTAGCTTTTTCTGATAATAATTCGCTTAAAACACCTTTAATATTTTCTGGTGTAAGTACAAAAGCATTTGATACATATTCTTCTTCTTTTAATAAAAATGGGTTTTATCCAATGCAGGCAGGAGGTTCTGTTTCTGATACAAATCAGGCAAAGAAATTTTTATTCGGAGATTCAGTTGCATTAATTCTTGCTGACGGAGATATTTCTTTAGCAAGTATAGGTACAGTTACTCACACAGATGATGAGAAATTTGTTATTTTTGGTCACTCTATGTGGTCAAAAGGAAGCTTAAGAGCACCCGTATCAAGAGCGTATATTAATCATATGCTGCCTTCTTATGAGTCTTCATTCAAACTTGGATATGCTTATTCTAATTATTTAGGATATACTATTTATGACGGAGTGTTCGGTGTATCTGGTGTTTATGGAGAAGTTCCTGAAAATGTGATGGTTCCTGTAAAAATAGAATTAGATGATACAGATTTCCTTAAAAGAGATTTTAATTTTAGAGTATTAAATGATCCAGCATTTTTTACAGATATACTTTCTATGTCATTATATAATGCTATAAGTTCTGCTGCTGGAGAAAATGAAGAGGGGGTATTTAGTATAAGCTATGAAATAGAAACAGATTATTTTGAAGAGCCTTATAAAGTAAGTAATAGAATATTATCCTATTCTTCTGCTGATGCATTTAAAGATGCTATAGCTCAAGTAATATCTCCTGTTAGTTTCTTTATACGTAATAATTTTAATAGAGTTGGAATAAAATCAATAAAATTATCTATAAAAAGAAACAATCTTGAATATGTTTTTTTGAATGATATAACTTTGGTAGAGCCTAGAGCAGTTGCCGGAGAAACTATACATTTAAGATTGGGATATACTCCTTATGGAAAAGAAAAACAATATGTTGATATTCCTGTAAGACTTCCTGTTAATCTAAAAACAGATGTTTATACTATATATGCTGCTAATGAATACATATTTAATTATGCAGAGCAATTATTTATGCCTAGTAAATATGAAATAAGAAGTTTAGATGATGTTCAGCGTATATATGGAAAAAGTTATGATGACAGTGCTTTGAAAGTATGGCTTTATTCTTCATCAAGAGGTGTTCAAATAGGTAAGGACTTATATCCTACACTTCCACCTTCTAGATATGGAGCTATGGCTAAAAATGCTACATCAGATAAAGCTGCTGTTATTACTCCTATTAATGGAAATTATCAAATGGATAGTTCTATATTAGGAATGATGAAATTGGATATAATAATAGAAGGTGCTAGAAAATACGAGAATCGTTAA
- a CDS encoding penicillin-binding protein translates to MNDSRVKRLYLFLICFFIGTIAIFIQLFNLTIKERKSVSSLVGLDRPRGTIYDSKMHPLTINIPAYTIYLDTESVSLDGNDKTDINEAYSQIFNIINITKEKFADLLNTKRRTIMLAQNINLDSYKKIKDIKDKYNVKSIYGIESYKRFYPYEDVFAHVIGYMNKTETEGYAGLEATYEAILSSENDNPKDIVLTLDRDVQTIVRNEVLKTVAEKSPQSVTVIVSDVNTGAIVANYSYPSFDPNNPFIYVNNERMDRSIMSTIYPGSTMKIFAELAAIEQGVVNSDEVFHCKGYYDYSRQTRIHCDYPHGDVAFNDILKYSCNFAVVTIAERIDNKFFYDYLKRFGFGEPTGVGPYKNEWSGIYHPLNKWHRFSKGYLAIGYDLSVTPMQIAASYLPLLNGGWKVPMHVVNSFYDGIEKISATNNLKRTRIIDEQYSQIARVLLRKGVESGSTGHRANLLNIDVVGKTGTAITEVYRNSESEKPEKYYQSIFVGGFPLEDPKISILVLLDDPQGQGSQGAGRVAAPLFAKIANQIIPYLGLIDGEIYTINTNDFLSLVPHSNNITNNIMPNLTGLSLRDALNSISYIVSNNNAKIMIQGEGYITDFSPQPGTSVTNDSIIRLSLKAPIIKEQDNKE, encoded by the coding sequence ATGAATGACAGTCGAGTTAAAAGATTATATTTATTCCTTATTTGTTTTTTTATAGGAACGATAGCTATATTCATACAGTTATTTAATTTAACTATAAAAGAAAGAAAATCAGTATCATCATTAGTTGGACTTGACAGGCCAAGAGGAACTATATACGATTCTAAGATGCATCCTCTTACTATAAATATTCCTGCATATACTATTTATTTAGACACTGAATCTGTTTCTTTAGATGGCAATGATAAAACAGATATAAATGAAGCCTATTCTCAAATATTTAATATTATAAACATCACAAAAGAAAAATTTGCTGATTTGCTTAATACAAAAAGAAGAACTATAATGCTTGCCCAAAATATTAATTTGGATTCTTATAAAAAAATAAAGGATATAAAAGATAAATATAATGTTAAAAGCATTTATGGTATAGAAAGTTATAAAAGATTTTATCCTTATGAAGATGTATTTGCCCATGTTATAGGTTATATGAATAAAACAGAAACCGAAGGTTATGCTGGACTTGAAGCAACTTATGAAGCAATTCTTTCTTCAGAAAATGATAATCCAAAAGATATAGTATTAACTTTAGATAGAGATGTTCAAACTATAGTGAGAAATGAGGTTTTAAAAACTGTAGCAGAGAAATCTCCTCAGTCTGTAACTGTAATAGTGTCAGATGTTAATACAGGAGCAATAGTAGCTAATTATTCTTATCCTTCATTTGATCCGAATAACCCTTTTATTTATGTAAATAATGAAAGAATGGATAGAAGTATAATGAGTACTATATATCCTGGAAGTACAATGAAAATATTTGCTGAACTTGCGGCAATAGAACAGGGAGTTGTAAATAGTGATGAAGTTTTTCATTGTAAAGGCTATTATGATTATAGCAGACAGACCAGAATACATTGCGATTATCCTCATGGTGATGTAGCTTTTAATGATATATTGAAATACAGTTGCAACTTTGCCGTTGTAACTATAGCCGAAAGAATAGATAATAAGTTTTTTTATGATTATTTAAAAAGATTTGGATTCGGAGAACCTACAGGGGTAGGACCTTATAAGAATGAATGGAGCGGAATATATCACCCTTTAAATAAATGGCATAGATTTTCAAAAGGTTATTTAGCAATAGGTTACGATTTGAGTGTTACGCCTATGCAGATAGCTGCTTCATATTTACCTCTTTTAAATGGTGGATGGAAAGTACCTATGCATGTTGTTAATTCCTTCTATGATGGTATAGAGAAAATAAGTGCAACAAACAATTTAAAAAGAACTAGAATCATAGATGAACAGTATTCTCAAATAGCCAGAGTTTTACTTAGAAAAGGAGTTGAATCAGGATCTACAGGACATAGAGCTAATTTGCTCAATATAGATGTTGTTGGTAAAACAGGTACAGCAATAACAGAAGTTTATAGAAATAGTGAATCTGAAAAACCTGAAAAGTATTATCAATCAATATTTGTGGGAGGTTTTCCTCTTGAAGATCCTAAAATCTCTATACTCGTACTTCTTGATGACCCTCAAGGACAGGGATCTCAGGGAGCGGGTAGAGTAGCAGCTCCGCTTTTTGCTAAGATTGCAAATCAAATTATTCCTTATTTAGGGTTAATTGACGGAGAGATATATACAATAAATACTAATGATTTTTTAAGCTTAGTACCTCATTCAAATAATATTACAAACAATATTATGCCTAATTTGACAGGGCTTTCTTTGAGAGATGCTTTAAATAGTATATCTTATATTGTATCAAATAATAATGCTAAAATAATGATACAAGGTGAAGGATATATAACAGATTTTTCACCGCAGCCGGGTACATCTGTTACTAATGATTCTATAATAAGATTATCATTAAAAGCACCTATTATTAAAGAACAAGATAATAAAGAATAA
- a CDS encoding bifunctional nuclease family protein has translation MVEAKILNLAITDKGFVVILKPEKSDKVVPISIAYLEAQSIMSSLIGYKIERPLTHDIIYSIFQNCSIRLINVIIDNVHTDTFFAKLVIEHNAKNIFIDSRPSDAIALSLKSKAPIFIEEHVIEKAGILLEENDSLMKVKEGIPFTYQKFDREELKEKNAENIFVKKEPEEINNNIYNQQLNTINNNNKKNKEELQKLLDQAVKEERYEDAAKYRDELDNLTE, from the coding sequence GTGGTAGAAGCAAAAATACTTAATTTAGCAATTACAGATAAAGGTTTTGTAGTTATTTTAAAACCTGAAAAATCTGATAAAGTTGTACCAATATCAATAGCATATTTAGAGGCTCAGTCTATAATGTCCAGTCTCATAGGATATAAAATAGAAAGACCGCTTACCCATGATATAATATACAGCATATTTCAAAACTGCAGTATAAGATTAATAAATGTAATAATAGATAATGTGCATACAGATACTTTCTTTGCTAAATTAGTTATAGAACATAACGCTAAAAATATATTTATTGATTCAAGACCTTCTGATGCTATAGCACTTTCCTTAAAATCAAAAGCTCCTATATTTATAGAAGAACATGTTATAGAAAAAGCTGGTATCTTATTAGAAGAAAATGATAGCTTAATGAAAGTAAAAGAAGGAATACCTTTCACATATCAAAAATTTGATAGAGAAGAACTTAAAGAAAAAAATGCTGAAAATATATTCGTAAAAAAAGAACCTGAAGAAATTAATAATAATATTTATAATCAGCAATTAAATACAATTAACAATAATAATAAAAAGAATAAAGAGGAATTACAGAAATTGTTAGATCAGGCAGTAAAAGAAGAAAGATATGAAGATGCTGCTAAATATAGAGATGAACTTGATAATTTAACAGAATAA
- a CDS encoding tetratricopeptide repeat protein, with protein MSENTNKLQKNAELIFTYIYNNRIIFISGFVLIIVIIAGILLYKANIESQDAASNVEFESALALYNVYQNAQLPAEQLNDPALIIDITSRFQKVYGAAKGNNLKLRSAYALGCVYYDINNFKEAEKYYQEVANSRGFYLQETAMYNLANTQIGLTNYTQAASTLENFIKAYPKSYLIPQATLTLSDVYLSQNDKTKALNVLKSWATKNTNNIEYLSLFKETISLIENNVY; from the coding sequence ATGTCTGAAAATACAAATAAATTGCAAAAAAATGCAGAATTAATATTTACATATATATATAATAATAGAATAATATTTATATCCGGTTTTGTTTTAATAATTGTAATCATAGCAGGAATTCTACTATATAAAGCAAATATAGAAAGCCAAGATGCTGCTAGTAATGTAGAATTTGAATCAGCTTTGGCTTTATATAATGTATATCAAAATGCTCAATTACCAGCAGAACAATTAAATGATCCTGCTTTAATAATAGATATCACATCAAGATTTCAAAAAGTATATGGTGCTGCTAAAGGCAATAATCTTAAATTAAGAAGTGCATATGCATTAGGATGTGTTTATTATGATATAAATAATTTTAAAGAAGCTGAAAAATACTATCAGGAAGTAGCAAATTCAAGGGGATTCTATTTACAGGAAACAGCAATGTATAATTTAGCTAATACACAAATAGGTCTTACTAATTATACTCAAGCTGCATCTACTTTAGAAAACTTTATCAAAGCATATCCTAAAAGCTATTTGATACCTCAGGCCACTTTAACATTATCTGATGTTTATCTATCTCAAAATGATAAAACAAAAGCATTAAATGTATTAAAGTCTTGGGCTACTAAAAATACTAATAATATTGAATATCTTTCTTTATTTAAAGAAACCATCTCATTAATAGAAAATAATGTTTATTAA
- a CDS encoding peptide ABC transporter substrate-binding protein: MKSRKIFLSFISICLVLLFAASCSKKDSANDKGIIVNLSVEPKTIDPSLNAQIYGVIYISHVFEGLTVRDRNNKIVPGVAESWEISEDGKTYTFFLRTNSTWSDGKPVVAGDFVYSWQRQVDPKVASEYSYQHEPVKNAMAITRGELPVDSLGIKALDDHTLVVELEAPTAYFLEVIAFPTFSPLRKDIIEQYGDKWTLSPETYIGNGPYVMSERNIDENIIMVKNPNYWNADTIVAEKITFVFMQNGAAAVAGIKDGSLHMAYEPPQKDIPTLTEEGLIQIKPLIATYYYPINVTNQYLKDPRVRKALSLAIDRNYIVEQVTKGGQKPAGGWVPYAVNDVNGDFRINGGDFYDISKEGYAKNIEMAKKLLADAGYSNGEGFPVIEFKTDPGNHVEIFEAVQQMWKEHLNIDSTITQIDNALLGQTLLEKNFMIGRLYWSADYSDPMSMMSLFTSYNTQNNGGYSNKKYDELIGQAMSTDDNNIRMQAMHEAERILIEEDMGAIPLYFFTEPLLVNPKLKDVVYNPLGFHKFFYAHLEEN, encoded by the coding sequence ATGAAAAGTAGAAAGATTTTTCTGTCTTTTATTAGTATTTGTCTTGTACTTTTATTTGCAGCTTCTTGTTCTAAAAAAGACAGTGCTAATGATAAAGGTATAATCGTCAATTTAAGCGTTGAGCCAAAAACTATAGACCCTAGTTTGAATGCTCAAATATATGGTGTAATTTACATATCTCATGTATTTGAAGGATTAACAGTAAGAGATAGAAATAATAAAATAGTTCCAGGTGTTGCTGAGAGTTGGGAAATTAGTGAAGATGGAAAAACTTATACATTTTTCTTGAGAACTAATTCTACTTGGTCTGACGGAAAACCTGTTGTTGCTGGGGATTTTGTATATAGCTGGCAAAGACAAGTTGATCCTAAAGTAGCAAGTGAATATAGTTATCAGCATGAACCTGTAAAAAATGCTATGGCTATTACAAGAGGTGAATTACCTGTTGATTCATTAGGAATAAAAGCTCTTGATGATCATACATTAGTTGTAGAATTAGAAGCTCCTACGGCTTATTTCTTGGAAGTAATTGCTTTCCCTACATTTTCACCTTTAAGAAAGGACATAATAGAACAGTATGGAGATAAATGGACATTAAGCCCTGAAACTTATATAGGTAATGGACCTTATGTTATGTCTGAAAGAAATATAGATGAAAATATAATAATGGTAAAAAATCCTAATTATTGGAATGCTGATACAATAGTGGCAGAAAAAATAACATTTGTATTTATGCAAAACGGAGCTGCTGCTGTTGCCGGAATAAAAGACGGTTCTTTACATATGGCTTATGAACCTCCTCAAAAGGATATACCTACACTTACAGAAGAGGGTTTGATACAGATTAAGCCTCTTATAGCTACATACTATTATCCTATAAATGTTACTAATCAATACTTAAAAGATCCTAGAGTAAGGAAAGCATTATCGCTTGCTATAGATAGAAATTATATAGTGGAACAAGTTACAAAAGGTGGACAAAAACCTGCAGGCGGTTGGGTGCCTTATGCTGTTAATGATGTTAATGGTGATTTTAGAATCAATGGCGGAGATTTTTATGATATATCAAAAGAAGGATATGCTAAAAATATAGAAATGGCTAAGAAACTTTTAGCTGATGCTGGATATTCTAATGGAGAAGGTTTTCCTGTTATAGAATTTAAAACAGATCCGGGCAACCATGTAGAAATATTTGAAGCAGTACAGCAAATGTGGAAAGAGCATCTTAATATAGATTCTACTATTACTCAAATAGATAATGCTTTGCTTGGACAAACTTTATTAGAAAAGAATTTCATGATAGGAAGACTTTATTGGTCTGCAGATTATTCTGATCCTATGTCAATGATGAGTTTGTTTACTAGTTATAACACACAAAATAATGGTGGATACAGCAATAAAAAATATGATGAGCTTATAGGACAGGCTATGTCTACAGATGATAATAATATAAGAATGCAGGCTATGCATGAAGCAGAAAGAATTCTTATAGAAGAAGATATGGGAGCTATACCTCTTTATTTCTTCACAGAGCCTTTGCTTGTTAATCCTAAATTAAAAGATGTTGTATACAATCCGTTAGGATTCCACAAGTTTTTCTATGCTCATTTAGAAGAAAATTAA
- a CDS encoding carbohydrate kinase family protein, translated as MFKILSFGELLYDVYDNVSVIGGAPFNYSLQLSRLLNKDDKLKFITALGNDDYSKDALSFIDKENIDKSLIQISKDYETGKATVFLNEKKVPDYIIHENAAWDNIEYNNDIENALKENYDMFYFNILSQRNEKSYNTLKTIFKNINAKYRVCDVTFRKNYYTKEKIKESLEFINILKINDDELAIIKDFFYPSLQNDNEILLKAINKDFNIDYIFLTLGAAGASVLYNNEYIFSPSNKVNVVDTVGAGDSFCAALSYAILRGLDINNVLKFASSVSEEMVQVKGGTARYDIEKMKSQFNL; from the coding sequence ATGTTTAAAATACTAAGTTTTGGAGAACTTTTATATGATGTTTATGATAATGTTTCAGTTATAGGAGGAGCTCCTTTTAATTATTCTCTTCAGCTTTCAAGACTTTTAAATAAAGATGATAAATTAAAATTTATAACTGCATTAGGAAATGATGATTATTCCAAAGATGCTTTATCTTTTATTGATAAAGAAAATATAGATAAATCTTTAATACAGATTTCTAAAGATTATGAAACAGGAAAGGCTACTGTTTTTCTTAATGAAAAGAAAGTACCTGATTATATAATACATGAAAATGCTGCTTGGGATAATATAGAATATAATAATGATATAGAAAATGCTTTGAAAGAAAATTATGATATGTTCTATTTTAATATCTTATCTCAAAGAAATGAAAAGTCTTACAATACATTAAAAACTATATTCAAAAATATTAATGCCAAATATAGAGTCTGTGATGTAACATTCAGAAAAAATTACTACACTAAAGAAAAAATAAAAGAATCTTTAGAGTTTATAAATATATTAAAGATTAATGATGATGAGCTTGCTATTATAAAAGACTTTTTTTATCCTTCTTTACAAAATGATAATGAAATATTACTCAAAGCCATTAATAAAGATTTTAATATAGATTATATATTCTTAACTCTTGGTGCTGCAGGAGCAAGTGTATTATATAATAATGAATATATATTTAGTCCTTCAAATAAAGTTAATGTTGTTGATACAGTAGGGGCTGGAGATTCATTTTGTGCTGCTTTGAGCTATGCTATATTGAGAGGACTTGATATTAACAATGTATTGAAATTTGCTTCCAGCGTATCTGAAGAGATGGTTCAAGTAAAAGGCGGTACAGCAAGATATGATATTGAAAAAATGAAATCTCAATTCAATTTATAA